Proteins from a single region of Fodinibius sp. Rm-B-1B1-1:
- a CDS encoding sigma-70 family RNA polymerase sigma factor, with protein MARSSGISTRESESLDRYLQEIGKEKLITPEDEVRLAKEIQKGSQKALEDLTKANLRFVVSVAKQYQNQGLSLGDLINEGNLGLIKAAKRFDETRGFKFISYAVWWIRQSILQALAEQSRIVRLPLNRVGALNKIGKELSKLEQEYERVPSAAELAESLDMTVSEVADTLKISGRHLSVDAPFAQGEDNRLLDVLENEETPDPDTDLMGESLKVEIERALSKLTNREAEVIRLYFGIGREHSLTLEEIGERFDLTRERVRQIKEKALRKLRHHNRSAALRAYLG; from the coding sequence GTGGCAAGAAGTTCAGGTATTTCTACGCGAGAATCAGAATCACTCGATCGTTACTTACAAGAGATAGGCAAAGAGAAACTTATTACCCCCGAAGATGAGGTAAGGCTTGCGAAAGAGATCCAAAAAGGAAGCCAAAAAGCCCTTGAGGATCTTACCAAAGCTAACCTTCGATTTGTTGTTTCTGTAGCGAAGCAATATCAGAATCAGGGGCTGTCGCTTGGCGATCTTATTAATGAAGGAAACCTTGGTTTGATTAAAGCGGCTAAACGTTTTGATGAAACACGTGGTTTTAAGTTTATTTCGTACGCCGTTTGGTGGATTCGTCAGTCTATTTTGCAAGCACTGGCTGAGCAGAGTCGAATTGTGCGTCTGCCCCTGAACCGTGTTGGTGCTCTTAACAAAATCGGGAAGGAACTTTCCAAGCTTGAACAGGAGTACGAACGTGTACCTTCTGCTGCCGAGCTGGCTGAAAGTCTGGATATGACTGTTTCGGAGGTTGCCGACACACTTAAGATTTCTGGCCGACACCTTTCAGTAGATGCGCCTTTTGCCCAGGGTGAGGATAATCGTTTGCTTGATGTTCTCGAAAACGAAGAGACACCCGATCCTGATACTGACTTAATGGGCGAATCGCTTAAGGTTGAGATTGAGCGTGCACTTTCTAAGCTCACTAACCGAGAAGCAGAAGTGATTCGTCTCTATTTTGGCATTGGCCGCGAGCACTCCCTAACGCTTGAAGAAATTGGTGAGCGTTTTGATTTAACTCGTGAGCGTGTCCGTCAGATTAAGGAGAAGGCACTGCGCAAGCTTCGTCACCATAACCGAAGCGCCGCACTGCGTGCTTATTTAGGATAA
- a CDS encoding phosphopentomutase, whose amino-acid sequence MGNCYVIVIDGLGVGAQEDAADYGDEQENTLGHVCEVTDVKLPNLQRMGLGNIIPLSSVPVEADPICAYGKMREHSAGKDSTTGHWEIAGIQLNRPFPTYPDGFPKEVIDQFCEGIGVEKVLVNKPYSGTEVIADYGEEHLETGYPIVYTSADSVFQIAAHVDVTPVDTLYEWCEFARRNVLQDEHGVGRVIARPFTGEPGHFERISDQRHDFSMEPPEDNVINRLQEQGIKTYSIGKIIDLFAEQGFTQFRRTKSNAEGISQLLSLMSAAQDSFVFVNLIDTDQKYGHRLDPQGFAESLQEFDRAVPAIVSKLADDDILMICGDHGNDPTSESTDHSREFTPILLCPSDKAEQKNMGTRNTFSDIASTVADFFGIDETFPGTSMLK is encoded by the coding sequence ATGGGAAATTGTTATGTAATTGTTATTGATGGTTTAGGTGTTGGTGCTCAAGAAGATGCAGCTGATTATGGGGATGAACAGGAAAATACATTGGGGCATGTTTGTGAAGTAACGGATGTAAAATTGCCAAATTTACAGCGTATGGGGTTAGGCAATATTATTCCGCTGTCTTCAGTGCCGGTAGAAGCCGATCCTATTTGTGCGTATGGTAAAATGCGTGAGCACTCAGCTGGCAAAGATTCTACAACGGGACATTGGGAAATTGCGGGTATTCAGCTTAATCGCCCATTTCCTACGTATCCGGATGGGTTCCCTAAAGAAGTGATCGATCAGTTTTGTGAGGGTATAGGCGTCGAAAAAGTGTTAGTAAATAAACCTTATTCAGGTACCGAGGTAATTGCTGATTATGGAGAGGAACATTTAGAAACTGGATATCCAATTGTATACACTTCGGCTGATAGCGTGTTCCAGATTGCAGCCCATGTAGATGTAACTCCGGTGGATACACTTTATGAATGGTGTGAGTTTGCGCGTAGAAATGTGCTCCAGGATGAGCACGGAGTGGGGCGTGTAATTGCGCGTCCGTTTACCGGAGAGCCGGGGCATTTTGAACGGATTTCTGATCAGCGTCACGATTTTTCTATGGAGCCGCCCGAAGATAATGTTATAAACCGGCTGCAAGAACAGGGAATAAAAACGTATTCCATCGGAAAAATTATAGACCTTTTTGCTGAACAGGGATTTACCCAATTTCGTCGGACTAAAAGTAATGCCGAGGGAATTTCTCAGTTGTTAAGTCTAATGTCGGCTGCACAGGATAGTTTTGTGTTTGTTAATCTTATTGATACCGATCAGAAGTACGGTCATCGCCTTGATCCCCAAGGCTTTGCAGAATCTCTGCAAGAATTTGATAGGGCTGTACCAGCTATCGTCAGCAAATTAGCAGACGATGATATATTAATGATCTGTGGGGATCATGGAAATGATCCTACCTCGGAAAGCACCGATCACAGCCGCGAGTTCACGCCTATTTTACTGTGTCCTTCTGATAAGGCTGAGCAGAAAAATATGGGGACTCGTAACACTTTTAGTGATATAGCCAGCACTGTGGCTGACTTCTTTGGCATCGATGAAACATTTCCTGGCACCTCTATGTTAAAGTAG
- a CDS encoding M3 family oligoendopeptidase has protein sequence MNESVKEKTGAENVQWDLSDLYNSIDDPALENDKEQIIEQARSFASDYKGNVADLDEEQMKQALEEYEQILETIGKIGSYAHLIWSTNTNDPKYGKLMQEANELSSEIHQMLVFFDVEWLDIDDEKAQKLIDSDTLEHYQHYLETSRRYKDYVLSEKEEQVLSAKKVTGRSAWNRYFDETMGAARFELDDESLTQQQVLSKLHEPDRDLRKRAHKSLTDTFEDHSRTLTFIFNTLLADKHTDDKLRGYDSWISSRNLANEIDDETVETLINSVTNNYGLVHRFYDLKRELLGYDELFDYDRYAPILESEETIQWTEAKEMVLDSYSDFHPQMGEITSEFFDNNWIDAALKPGKRGGAYSASTVPSVHPYVFMNFNGKVRDVQTLAHELGHGVHQYLSREQGALQADTPLTTAETASVFGEMLVFQKLMRKLDDPKEKLALLIGKIDDSIATVFRQVSMNRFEHAMHTHRREKGELTTEDFSTLWRETQEAVYGDSVTLTEEYNLWWSYIPHFLHTPGYVYAYAFGELLVLALYQEYTRSENGFSDKYIDMLRAGGSDWPENIVGKLGLDITQPDFWDNGLTAIEEMIQQAEKLAKKIK, from the coding sequence ATGAACGAAAGTGTGAAAGAAAAAACAGGAGCAGAAAATGTACAGTGGGATCTTTCTGACCTGTATAATTCTATTGATGACCCCGCTCTTGAAAACGATAAAGAACAAATTATTGAGCAGGCAAGATCATTTGCTTCAGATTACAAAGGGAACGTAGCCGATCTTGATGAAGAACAGATGAAGCAGGCGCTCGAGGAGTATGAGCAGATATTAGAAACTATTGGCAAGATTGGTTCTTATGCTCACCTGATATGGTCAACAAATACCAACGACCCCAAGTACGGTAAGTTGATGCAAGAGGCCAACGAGCTGTCATCCGAAATTCACCAGATGTTGGTGTTTTTTGATGTTGAGTGGCTGGATATTGATGATGAAAAAGCGCAAAAGCTGATCGACAGCGATACGCTTGAGCATTATCAGCATTATTTGGAAACGTCTCGTCGATACAAAGATTACGTTCTGAGTGAAAAGGAAGAGCAAGTGTTGTCTGCGAAGAAAGTAACAGGACGCAGTGCGTGGAACCGCTATTTTGATGAAACAATGGGAGCAGCCCGTTTTGAGTTGGATGATGAATCGTTGACCCAACAGCAGGTACTCAGCAAGCTCCATGAACCCGATCGTGATCTCCGAAAGCGTGCGCATAAATCACTTACCGATACGTTCGAGGATCACAGTCGTACCCTAACGTTTATCTTTAATACGTTATTGGCCGACAAACATACTGATGATAAGCTACGTGGTTATGACAGCTGGATTTCTTCGCGAAACCTCGCTAATGAAATTGACGATGAAACGGTTGAGACGTTAATTAATTCCGTCACGAATAATTATGGTCTGGTGCACCGATTTTATGATTTGAAACGGGAGTTGCTGGGCTATGACGAACTATTTGACTACGATCGGTATGCGCCTATTCTCGAAAGTGAGGAGACTATTCAGTGGACCGAAGCCAAAGAGATGGTGCTTGATTCCTACTCGGATTTTCATCCTCAAATGGGAGAAATCACTTCGGAGTTTTTTGATAATAACTGGATTGATGCCGCGCTCAAGCCGGGCAAGCGCGGTGGAGCCTATTCGGCCAGTACCGTTCCGTCGGTGCATCCTTATGTATTTATGAATTTTAATGGCAAGGTGCGTGATGTGCAGACGTTAGCTCATGAATTGGGGCATGGGGTTCATCAGTATTTATCCCGAGAACAAGGTGCACTCCAAGCTGATACGCCACTGACGACCGCAGAAACGGCATCTGTATTTGGCGAAATGTTGGTCTTCCAAAAATTGATGCGCAAGCTTGACGATCCCAAAGAAAAGCTGGCGCTGCTAATTGGTAAGATTGATGATTCCATTGCTACGGTATTTCGTCAGGTATCGATGAATCGTTTTGAGCACGCTATGCATACACATCGTCGTGAAAAAGGAGAACTTACAACCGAAGATTTTTCTACCTTATGGCGTGAAACGCAGGAAGCGGTGTATGGAGATTCGGTGACATTGACTGAGGAATATAATCTTTGGTGGAGCTACATACCGCACTTTTTGCATACGCCGGGTTATGTATATGCTTACGCTTTTGGTGAATTATTGGTGTTGGCATTGTATCAGGAGTATACGCGGTCCGAAAACGGGTTCTCGGATAAATATATTGACATGCTGCGAGCCGGTGGATCGGACTGGCCGGAAAATATTGTTGGCAAATTGGGATTGGATATCACGCAGCCTGATTTCTGGGATAACGGGTTAACGGCTATTGAAGAGATGATACAACAGGCAGAAAAATTGGCTAAAAAGATAAAATAA
- a CDS encoding GAF domain-containing protein, with product MENYATAREKERSNAEIMGRKRQEKALREFKQVLNDLIFMLQSASEMETVYMYWVNRSREQFVMETQSSVFDNVMFKDRVSFQNHFLDEFKDLDEPAAVEIGEDIPASVLNHYYNDVPVQYITLLPFVNNGETVAITVLESRDHIFTENTSDVIYSYINALRNVLNTYLEISDLYEQQDEWIDYEQSISELQVRCHRSEMVQRLLNKIQDFLYDGGASFIAQGMGNWHNVMNADGANYAPPIGMKMEERSMVYEAAESGEPEFAIHFNNNPKRLSPRELHSEGATLAIPLMMKDRRQGVVLVYDKNPLIFKESTKHKLINLVRVAGLQMLSNNPKLDVDEAIFTNKYGAYLPELWEITVNTELQRIHRNGSSSQSWFGLITLSNLPELRTKLRMDQLDQMQKDLIAAFNPSQFGFNGVLGYNSDYVYSFMIQSKDEEAVKKWSRAVKKKFANSFELSNGIHIETGIKVGFVRLDNGYNDSYQVVKNAKSALSQALKSNKNEAV from the coding sequence ATGGAAAATTACGCAACGGCACGGGAAAAGGAGCGATCGAACGCGGAAATCATGGGACGAAAGCGGCAGGAAAAGGCGCTTCGCGAATTTAAACAGGTGCTGAATGATCTGATTTTTATGCTGCAGAGCGCCTCAGAGATGGAAACGGTTTATATGTACTGGGTGAACCGTTCCCGTGAACAATTTGTGATGGAGACCCAATCATCGGTATTTGATAACGTGATGTTTAAGGATCGTGTCAGTTTCCAAAATCATTTTTTGGATGAGTTTAAAGATTTGGATGAGCCTGCGGCGGTTGAGATTGGTGAAGATATTCCTGCCTCGGTATTGAATCACTATTATAATGATGTGCCGGTTCAATACATTACGTTACTGCCGTTTGTAAATAATGGAGAAACGGTTGCGATAACAGTGTTAGAATCGCGGGATCACATTTTTACCGAGAATACAAGTGATGTCATCTATTCATACATCAATGCGTTGCGCAATGTGTTGAATACGTATTTGGAGATTAGCGATTTATATGAGCAGCAGGATGAATGGATTGATTATGAGCAGTCGATTTCGGAGCTACAAGTGCGTTGTCACCGCAGTGAGATGGTACAACGACTTCTCAATAAGATTCAAGACTTTTTATATGATGGTGGGGCTTCGTTTATTGCTCAAGGGATGGGGAATTGGCACAATGTAATGAATGCTGATGGTGCAAATTATGCTCCGCCAATTGGTATGAAGATGGAAGAACGCTCCATGGTTTATGAAGCGGCCGAGAGTGGAGAGCCGGAATTTGCCATTCATTTTAATAATAACCCCAAACGATTATCACCCAGAGAGTTGCATTCCGAGGGGGCAACGTTGGCTATTCCGCTGATGATGAAAGATCGTCGGCAGGGGGTGGTGTTGGTGTATGATAAAAACCCACTCATCTTTAAAGAATCTACAAAGCATAAGCTTATCAATTTAGTACGTGTAGCTGGTTTGCAAATGCTGTCGAACAATCCAAAATTGGATGTTGATGAAGCTATTTTTACGAATAAATATGGAGCTTATCTCCCAGAGCTTTGGGAGATTACCGTAAACACAGAATTGCAGCGTATTCACCGAAATGGGAGTAGTTCCCAAAGTTGGTTTGGTCTTATTACGCTTTCGAATTTGCCAGAACTACGTACAAAGTTACGAATGGATCAGCTTGACCAGATGCAGAAAGATCTAATTGCCGCTTTTAATCCAAGCCAGTTTGGCTTTAACGGTGTGTTGGGATACAACTCAGATTATGTGTATTCATTTATGATTCAGAGTAAAGATGAGGAGGCTGTTAAAAAGTGGAGCCGTGCGGTAAAGAAAAAGTTTGCTAACTCTTTTGAGCTTTCAAACGGAATCCACATTGAAACAGGTATTAAAGTAGGTTTTGTACGGTTAGACAATGGGTATAATGACAGCTATCAAGTGGTAAAGAATGCGAAATCTGCACTGTCACAGGCCTTAAAATCAAATAAAAACGAAGCTGTATAA
- a CDS encoding multifunctional oxoglutarate decarboxylase/oxoglutarate dehydrogenase thiamine pyrophosphate-binding subunit/dihydrolipoyllysine-residue succinyltransferase subunit: MKSLEAAFGPNSALVEELFNQYKEDPSSVPNHWRQYFDDIEGVERTEDLKSKAQDTGNGSAVAKQAAAAKAKKESKTKQKAPKQKDDSGADIPSGATLEKIKGVSSKIVQNMDESLEVPTATSVRSLPMKMLIEDRAIINRHLKQRNEPKSSFTHYIAWAIIKALEEYPNMNNSFMYKDGEPYKVIPEQVNLGLAIDVQNKDGSRNLLVPNIKGVDKMNFKEFLYAYSELIDKARNGNLEISDFQGTTLTLTNPGMIGTVQSVPRLMKTQGAIIATGAIDYPAEYQSMSQEVLNKLGISKVMNVTSTYDHRVIQGAESGAFLKKVHSLLNGEEDFYSDIFEDLEIPYDPLPFGADTYVGQLDGGGATLEQNKRAINVMRLINMYRTRGHVLADLDPLSDEPGHSPELDLSYYDLTLWDLDREFYCGGLGGNEKATLREIITLLRETYCGKLGAEFMHILDLEERKWLRERMESTTNTPELDKDQKEEILHRLNQAMAFEQFLHKKYIGHKRFSLEGADTLIPMMNHMLEKAAEDEVEKIFMGMAHRGRLNILVNIMNKPYRKVFADFEGNLDPESIQGSGDVKYHLGSHGTFKSQDGKEVEIELMPNPSHLESVNPVVEGATRATQDHDGENAEKKNVPLLIHGDAAFSGQGVVAETLNMSQLDAYKTGGTIHLIINNQIGFTTLPEDGRSTEYASDLAKAILAPIFHVNGDNPEEAVHAMQMAFEYRQKFGKDVVIDLIGFRKHGHNEGDEPAFTQPGMYKEIENHPTVRDIYTETLLGRGEFTEEEMQEIFDEFDELLREAFEDAKNASPLEVTEDMIDRHEMTQEDWDEFPDTTYPEDELKDIAVKLNTVPKDFDANPKLLRQLAKRAEIVEENEKKIDWGFAEALAFGSLLKDGTTVRLTGQDAERGTFSHRHAILHGTETDQQFIPLNNLGDDQAPFYPYNSLLSEFAAVGFEFGYSAAKLDALVIWEAQFGDFANGAQVMMDQYISASEAKWGQKSSLVMTLPHGYEGQGPEHSSARLERYLQLCAEDNMQVVNLTTPAQYFHILRKQAKQDDKKPLIIMSPKSLLRHPLATSKTDDLAKGQYQPFIPDQEVEDKSKIDRLVICSGKVYYDLYKQRQDEEVDNVAIARLEQYYPFPNKDISDILDEYSHVDDIVWCQEEPQNMGAWTFVSTRIMQQLKDGQNLRYVGRQASASPAAGQKKVHKAEQEKLVNEALN, from the coding sequence TTGAAGTCGCTCGAAGCCGCATTCGGACCCAACTCCGCACTTGTTGAAGAACTTTTTAATCAGTACAAAGAAGATCCCTCTTCTGTTCCCAATCACTGGCGTCAATATTTTGATGATATTGAAGGTGTAGAACGAACAGAAGATTTGAAATCAAAGGCACAAGATACCGGCAATGGATCTGCCGTTGCCAAACAAGCTGCTGCCGCCAAGGCTAAAAAAGAATCGAAAACTAAACAGAAAGCTCCCAAGCAAAAAGATGATAGCGGAGCTGATATTCCATCCGGTGCTACGCTCGAAAAAATTAAAGGCGTATCCAGCAAGATTGTCCAGAATATGGATGAAAGCCTGGAGGTGCCTACAGCAACGTCGGTTCGATCGCTACCGATGAAGATGCTTATTGAAGATCGGGCTATCATCAACCGGCATCTAAAACAGCGAAACGAGCCTAAATCTTCATTTACACATTATATTGCGTGGGCTATTATCAAGGCACTTGAAGAGTATCCCAACATGAACAATTCGTTCATGTACAAGGATGGAGAGCCTTATAAAGTTATCCCTGAGCAAGTAAACCTGGGACTGGCTATTGATGTGCAGAATAAAGATGGCTCTCGTAACCTGTTGGTGCCCAATATTAAGGGCGTTGACAAGATGAATTTCAAGGAATTTCTCTATGCCTATTCTGAACTTATTGATAAGGCCCGCAATGGCAATCTCGAAATTTCTGATTTCCAGGGTACGACCCTTACGCTGACAAATCCTGGGATGATTGGTACCGTGCAATCAGTGCCCCGCCTCATGAAAACACAGGGAGCTATTATTGCAACGGGTGCTATTGATTATCCGGCAGAATACCAGTCGATGTCGCAAGAGGTACTTAATAAGCTGGGCATCAGTAAAGTGATGAATGTTACATCTACCTACGATCACCGTGTGATTCAGGGGGCAGAGTCTGGAGCATTTTTGAAGAAAGTACATAGCCTACTGAACGGTGAAGAGGATTTCTACAGCGATATTTTTGAAGATCTGGAAATCCCGTATGACCCTCTGCCCTTTGGCGCTGACACTTATGTCGGTCAGCTTGATGGCGGTGGTGCTACCCTTGAGCAAAATAAGCGCGCAATTAACGTAATGCGACTCATCAATATGTATCGCACGCGTGGACATGTTCTTGCTGATCTCGATCCTCTTAGCGACGAGCCAGGTCACAGTCCCGAACTTGATCTAAGTTATTACGATCTCACGCTTTGGGATCTGGATCGCGAATTTTACTGCGGTGGATTAGGCGGCAATGAAAAAGCTACACTTCGAGAAATTATTACGCTGCTCCGCGAAACCTATTGCGGCAAGCTGGGTGCTGAGTTTATGCACATCCTTGATCTGGAAGAACGCAAGTGGCTGCGCGAGCGTATGGAATCAACAACTAATACGCCCGAATTAGACAAGGATCAAAAAGAGGAAATTCTACATCGTTTAAATCAGGCGATGGCTTTTGAACAATTTCTTCATAAAAAATATATCGGCCATAAACGCTTCTCGCTTGAAGGCGCTGACACGCTGATTCCAATGATGAATCACATGCTTGAAAAGGCCGCTGAGGATGAAGTTGAAAAAATATTTATGGGTATGGCCCACCGGGGACGTTTAAATATCCTCGTTAATATTATGAATAAACCGTATCGCAAAGTGTTTGCCGATTTTGAGGGCAACCTGGATCCGGAAAGTATTCAAGGTTCCGGGGATGTAAAGTATCACCTGGGTTCTCATGGCACATTCAAATCACAAGACGGTAAAGAAGTTGAAATTGAATTGATGCCAAATCCCAGCCATCTTGAATCGGTAAATCCGGTTGTTGAGGGAGCAACACGTGCAACCCAAGATCACGATGGTGAGAATGCTGAAAAGAAAAATGTGCCACTTCTTATCCACGGTGATGCGGCCTTTTCTGGTCAGGGCGTCGTAGCTGAGACCTTGAATATGTCGCAGCTGGATGCCTACAAAACGGGCGGAACCATCCATCTGATTATTAATAATCAAATTGGATTTACGACCCTACCCGAAGATGGACGTTCAACCGAATATGCTTCTGATCTTGCAAAAGCTATTTTAGCGCCGATCTTCCACGTCAATGGTGACAATCCCGAAGAAGCCGTACATGCTATGCAGATGGCCTTCGAATATCGCCAGAAGTTTGGCAAGGATGTGGTTATTGATCTGATTGGTTTCCGCAAGCACGGCCACAATGAAGGCGACGAGCCAGCATTTACGCAGCCCGGCATGTATAAAGAGATCGAAAACCATCCGACAGTACGCGACATTTATACGGAAACTCTCTTGGGGCGCGGTGAATTTACGGAAGAAGAAATGCAGGAAATCTTCGATGAGTTTGATGAATTGCTACGCGAGGCTTTTGAGGATGCAAAGAATGCCTCTCCCCTTGAAGTTACCGAGGATATGATTGACCGTCATGAAATGACGCAAGAAGATTGGGATGAATTTCCTGATACGACGTATCCCGAGGATGAACTCAAAGATATTGCCGTTAAGCTCAACACCGTTCCTAAAGATTTTGATGCGAATCCCAAGTTGCTTCGTCAGCTTGCTAAACGCGCCGAAATTGTTGAAGAGAATGAGAAGAAAATTGACTGGGGCTTTGCCGAAGCGCTGGCTTTCGGATCACTTCTCAAAGACGGTACCACTGTTCGCCTAACAGGTCAGGATGCCGAGCGGGGTACGTTCTCGCATCGTCATGCTATCCTACATGGAACAGAAACCGATCAGCAATTTATTCCACTTAATAATCTCGGAGATGATCAAGCGCCCTTCTATCCGTACAACAGTTTGCTTAGTGAATTTGCTGCTGTTGGTTTTGAATTTGGATATAGTGCCGCAAAGCTCGATGCGCTGGTCATTTGGGAAGCACAGTTTGGCGACTTTGCGAATGGTGCCCAGGTGATGATGGACCAATACATTTCGGCCAGTGAGGCAAAATGGGGACAAAAATCATCGTTGGTAATGACTCTACCCCACGGCTATGAAGGTCAGGGGCCTGAACACTCTTCTGCACGACTGGAGCGTTATCTCCAACTCTGTGCCGAGGACAACATGCAAGTCGTCAACTTGACAACGCCGGCTCAATATTTCCATATCTTACGTAAACAAGCTAAGCAGGATGACAAAAAGCCTCTCATCATTATGTCTCCAAAAAGCCTGCTTCGTCATCCATTGGCAACATCTAAAACGGATGATTTAGCTAAGGGACAATATCAGCCATTTATTCCCGATCAGGAAGTGGAAGATAAAAGTAAAATTGATCGACTGGTGATCTGCTCAGGAAAGGTCTATTATGATCTCTACAAGCAGCGTCAGGATGAGGAAGTTGATAATGTTGCCATTGCACGTTTAGAGCAATATTACCCCTTCCCGAATAAAGACATCAGTGATATTTTGGATGAATACAGTCATGTAGATGATATCGTCTGGTGTCAGGAAGAACCACAAAATATGGGTGCGTGGACATTTGTCTCAACCCGTATTATGCAGCAGCTGAAAGACGGACAAAACTTGCGTTATGTCGGTCGTCAAGCTTCTGCCTCTCCCGCTGCCGGACAGAAGAAAGTCCATAAGGCTGAGCAAGAGAAATTAGTTAACGAGGCGTTAAATTAA